TTTGCACGATCACTGTTGCGATGAATTGCTTCAGCAACTAATTCCTTACCAGTACCTGTCTCTCCATAAATATGCACAGCAGCATCAGTTGAAGCAACTTTGTTTACATCGTGTAATACTTTTCGGAACGCTGCACTAGTTCCTGTTACCCCGGCAAAATAAATAGGCTTTTTATCTGCTGCTTCTTCTACATAAACCTCGTATCCGATCGTGCGTCCATTTGCTCGAATTGCTTTTTTATTCTTGGATAAACTTAATTCCAACTCTAGCTTGTATAAAGGTTCGCCAACAATATGTCCATACTGGCTTTCTAAATATCTAGGCACTTTACAAATAAGATAATCATTCGAACAAATAATTGCATCCACTGGTTGCGGATATTTGAGTAGTAATTCCATATCTTCATACATCGTTTTTCGCCAAGCAAGGGCAATCGAATCAGCAATCATCTTCACCGTAGCTAAGACATAATTAAAATTAATCGGCTTATACGGACTCGATATATTAAGTATACCGAGCAATTGGTTATGGTGATCTACGATTGGAGCAGCAGCACAGTTCCACATTTGGGAAGCTATCGCAAAATGTCCATAGCCCCTTACAGTAAACGGCTTTTTAAATCGATGCGCTAAACCAATCGCGTTTGTACCAACCTCTGTTTCTCCCCAATTTGAGCCTTGGATAAACAAAATATCATAAGCTCTTGCTTCTACCGACGGTTCTCCTTTATTTTGTAAAATATAACCGTCTTTATCGGTTAAGGTGGTCACATACTGCCATCCTTTTAAGAAATATTGTAATTGGTCGCGTTGTGCATTTACTAAAGAGATAAGCAGTGCATTTTGTTCTAAACGATATTGTAATTCATCTGCTTGTAAAATTGCTTTAGAAACGCCGTCAAATGGATCCACACCTTGTTGTTTACATCTTTTCCACGAATCAATCAGTTCGGAGGATATATTTTCATTAACCAGACTCCCCTCGCGAATAAAACGCTTCCAATTTTCTTTAGTAACCACATCAGTAATCAAAAGCATCAGCTCCTATCAAGGATATATACCAAGTATTACTAGGAAGACACATTCTATCTTTTACGTGTACTTATGATAATCATAAGCGCGTTTAAGACATCAGATCAAATATTACAATTAATGCGTGTTTATTGCTTCACACCTAAAGTCATATTCCATTTTAATCTTTGCAAGTTGTTCGGTTAAACCCTCATTTGCATTTTTAGTCGTCATCGAGAGCGTAATCATTTTCTCCCTTCATTTTATAAATCGCTGAATCATTACAGCTTGCTCGGTTATTCTGCCTTTCATTAGCTGTTTGTTTGTTTTATAAGTTCTCTGTCGGCTGCAGTAACCAATGGCTGGTTTAGAAGGATAACAGGAATTGGATCGTTCATTATAAAAGCAGCCTAAGGAATAAAATGACTTTTTATTTCCGCCATACTCCATTAATCCTTTCTAATCGGCGTAAACCAAAAAGCTGAAGAAATATCTTCAAAGTAGTTCCTCATTGAATCATACCTTTTGATAGGTAATCATCTGTTACTTACAGGTTGACATCGATTTACCCTACTTCCATAAAAATTTATGCTTTAAAGGCTAATTGTTGAATAATCTGTCCATTCAACGTATATTTTCATTTGCATTGCCTATACTATAGGAAAACAAAATAAAGGAAAAACTACTTTTTTCTGACGTTATCTTTGAAATAAAGAAGAGTATAAATCTTCTATACGATTTGACTTTCAAAAATAAGGAGCTTGAAGCATGGACAAAGTTATTCATAATCTTGATTTACATTCTAAAGGTATTTGGTTTCCTATTACTATTAGCATTGTACTGGCGCTAATCATGCTTTTCGTTCCAAAAAAGCATATCACTTGGAAGGAACTATATGCTATGTTTGGAATAATAGCTTTTATTACTTGGGTTAGTGATGCAATAATTGGCAGAACATTAGACCTGATTGATCTCGGAAACCCCAAAACAGCGGGGCTTGCAGAGATATTAGTGTATACATTTGTCCCTTCGTCTCTTTCTATACTTTTTTCTAACTATTATACATCTAAAAATAAATGGTTGTTGGTACTAATCTTCACCATCATTGCTTCTGTTATTGAATGGATTATGGTACAGCTAGGTTACTTAAAATATAAAGGCTGGAATCCACTTATTTCAATAACTGTTTATATCATTGCTTTTGGATTTCTTATACCTGCACATATTAAAATGCTGCGAACATAAAAAAGTTCTGTTAGCGAAATATTGCTTTCATAGCGAGTGCTTTATAACTTTTCGCTGAATAAAGTAGGAAATAACAGCAGAAACCAAAACAAAAATAATAGTTAGCAAAACAGAACTACCCTGTAACACAAGAGATTGCGATAGACCATCACTTGCGTTCCAAGCTTCCGTTATATCTGGCTCGTATAAAAAGGTAACCATAACACCAGCTGAAATTTGCAACACTAAAAAACAAAATACAAAACTGACTGAAAATAAAAGCAACCTTTTCATTTGCTTCAAACCTCTTTTCAATTGGTTTTTTCAACACACTAGTCCAGTACTCCAACTACAATTCTATTTCTCGACTTTCCTTCATTTTAGCAAATTATGCAACGTATTGGAACCTTCCTTCCCTCATTTTCGTACGTAAGAAAATGAAGTGATGGTATTCTTATTTTCATCTAGCATTAGCATGAAAAAGCGCTAACTGTGGAAATATCGAAGAATACATCAAATTATACGTCATCTCCAGAATTTCGCTCGTAGATTTCATTTCATTATTTTTCTGTTCTATTGTCCTCAGAGGATAAGCGATAAGTAACCAATAAATCACCTTCAAGATAAGTGTTAAAAATTTGGTAGATTACACCATTCCTCCAGCCTATAAATAATTGCATTTTGACGATACCTTGTCTAATTGCATCTTCATCAACGGAATCAACTATTCCTTCACCTAGTTGTTTATCTAGCTCATTCTCGTAATCATCCGAAGCTCCAATATCATATCTCCAATTAGGTAAAGCGTTAATCGCGTCTACTCCCACTGCATCAGCTTCTCCAATCAGATCCATTACCTCTGACTCTGTCATTCCGATACTTAGGTTTTCTTTAATGAATTCATTGTCAAACCCAAATCTTTCGTACTCTATTTGATAAATATATTCTATAAAATTTTCAAACTGCTTATCAAAAACATGTTTAAAAGACCACTTAAACATCTGTGTCACTAATTTGTACAACCAATTCGAAGGAACCAAAGAAACATTAACAATAAAATTTGTTCCTTCAGGAGTTTCTTCAAGAATATATTCTGTCTTACTAAGACCTTCTTTTGTTTCAGTTTCGACTGTGGCGTAGTTTGGTGGCTCATATTTCGTATATTTACCTTGCAATTCATATACTTTTTTCCCTATTTTTTGCCTGGTAATGAAAGTAGCACCTTCTCTTAGTTCCTCTTCATTTCCATTATAAATATTTTCAATTATTTGTGTATTCCATTTCAAAACATGTTCATCTTTGTTTAAACATTCTGATACTAGTTCCATATTAGTATATATTTCTGATTCAAAACGATAACAATGTATTTCTTTCACTTTATACATTCTCCTATCCAGTTTTATTCGATTTATTATACTATGGAAAGGAAAAATATACTATATTACTATGTAAAGAAAAGGCACTCATCAAATGAGCACCTTTACTTGTTTTTTATTTTATTTCATATTCTTGTCTGCCTAGCTCTTCACCCATAGCTCCTTGACTGGCTACTAAAGTTACAGGAGTTTCTAAATCATCTAATTCATAAGCGACGGAGTTTTCTACAGTACCATCTTTCTTTATTTTTTCCAATTGCGTATCTAAGTGATTTTCATCAGGCAAGCTACCCAATTCCAATTCATTTACTGCATTTGGATCATTGTCTTGCACCGCTGTAAATACTGCTATCCAAGCTGTTGATGGATCTATCTCTTTATCAGTAAAGTTCGTTACTTCATACCAAATAGCAAAAACTGGTTTTTCTCCATCTTCGTTTCCTGGTTCTCCAGCAGGTATAACCTTCGTTTCTGTTATTTTAATTTTTAAATCTTCAATTTTAGCTTCGTTATCTTTGAAATATACATCTTCGTTTTCGTTTGTTTCTGCTTTATCTTTGCTTTCTTCGCTCGCTGCATCAGCGCTTTCTTTGCTTTCTCCTTTTTCTGTATCTTTACTCTCGGTTGATCCACCGCATGCAGATAAAACTACTAACATTACAGCAAATAAAACAAATAAGTATTTTTTCATATCTTTGACCCCCATATATATATAATCATCCTAATTATGGACTAGTTTACAATATTTATCAATATAAATAGCACTTTTAGATGTGCTAAATATAAAGGCAATTTTTCTGTTTGTATAAGCTATTAACATACCGAACACTAATATCTTTATTATTGACATTTATATAATAAAGATATATATTTTAGGTGTATGTAACTTACTTATACTATGAATTAATTGACAGAAAATTGCCCTAAGAAAAATTATTATTCATACATACATCAACATAGTCTAGTAGCTATATTAACATATGTATGTTAGGTATAAATTTAATTAAAAGGCTTCTAATATAATTACTCCTACAACAATAAGGGCTAGACCTTTTAATTTCCGTAACGTAAATTCTTCTTTGTATACGATGATGTTAAATAAGTTATTAAACACAATGGATAGACCTGACCAAATCGCAAAAGCTATACCCATATTCATATATTTTATGGCTATAGACAGTAAAATGATAGCTGTCAAAAATGAAATCAAAGCAAAAATAGTGTGATTCATTTTTGCCATACCTTCAGATTTTTTTACGAAAATATGACCTATTACAGCACATATCGTTGATATTAACAAAATAACTATTCCCATCAGTGAACCACTCCTTTTGCTTGATGAGGCTTCCTACTAAGACTGGTAACACCTGTGAGAATTAGAATAACGCCTATTAAGTTCAGTGTAGATACTTTTTCATTAAATAAAAAGAATCCTACTAAAAGGACGATAACTGTGCCAAGTCCTGCAAATAAAGCACCAACTACCCCTACCTCTTTCCCTCTAGTACTCCCCATATATAATAATATAGAGAAAAGATAAAAGGTAATTGCTATGATACTAGGGATCAATTTAGTTAAACCGTAAGAATAACTTAAAAAAACTACACCCATTACTTCGAATAGAATAGCTAATGATAAACCTATCCAGAATTTCATATAATTACCTCCCCCTAACAAAAAGCCTAATATTAACAATATATCAATTGATTTACAGGATATCAATGAGTCAATAAAAAGTCGGAATAGTAACCCTTAAGTGAAGATAAAGACATCATTTATTTTGACAATAAACTTAAACCCTAAGATGAAACAAACTAAGTGCATACGAATTTGCTTTCCTCATCAAGCTAAAAAGGGATTTATCACTTGTTGATAAGTATAAGGGGGAATCGCTATGCATCGTGGACACGGCGGAGAAAAATGTAAACAAACCAACTATGTTTATCTGGGCGAGTATCACACTGTTTACGTACTATTATTATTTTTAAAATATTAGTTTCTTAGTTCTACATTCGTTAGCAAGGAGAATTATTCTTCATTTTTCACATAAAAAATAACATAGTGTTTTATTAAATCTTTTCTGTTTTAGCTATTCCTCTTCTTTTAACCTCCTTAATCCATAAATTGGAAAAACTTCTATTCCAAAATATCCACCCTGCTTGCTTTAAGACATTCGCGTGCAGTACATCTATTCAAAGCTGGAGCTTCTCTTAAATATGTGTCACATCGATTAGGAAATTACAGCATTAGAAAAACTTGGCTTGTCGCCAAGTCTTATGGCGGAAGCCTTTGTTTTTCTTATACTATAAACCAAAAATCTTATCCTTTCCTATAGTGGAACAAAGGCGCAAGCGCCCGTTTAGCAACGTAGCGAATGGAACGAATCAACTAAAGATTTAGGAATCACGGTGAGGCGACGAACCGATGATGACTTATCGTAGGGCGATTCGTGAAGTCGCCTAGTTGCTGGGCGATGGAGCCGGACGTGGCTATTCAGTTATCCCTTATCCCAAAGCAACAAATTTTATGCTTTCTTATCTTTTTAAAAAAACTGCTGATACATATTTGCACATCCCTGAGAAAATAAAAGATGATGCAATAAAAATGTATCAGCAGTATTTAGATTAATTTTAATTCCATTAATTATGAGCGATTTATCGGTGCTAATTCCCACGAACTTTTAAAAGCATTGTTATCAAGCCTTAACCAATCGAACCTTCCATCTCGAAGCTAATCAATCGGTTCATTTCCACTGCATATTCCATTGGCAATTCTTTTGTAAATGGCTCGATAAAGCCCATTACAATCATTTCTGTTGCTTCCTCTTCTGTTAAGCCACGGCTCATTAGATAGAATAGCTGTTCTTCAGAAACTTTAGATACTTTTGCTTCATGCTCTAATGAAATATTGTCATTGTGAATTTCATTGTAGGGAATAGTATCAGACGTTGATTCGTTATCCATAATGAGCGTATCACATTCGATGTTGGAACGAGCGCCTGATGCTTTACGTCCAAAATGCACTAGCCCACGGTAGGATACTTTTCCGCCATTTTTTGAAATAGATTTCGACACAATGGAAGATGACGTATTTGGTGCTAGATGATGCATTTTAGCGCCGGCATCTTGTAATTGACCTTTTCCAGCAAAGGCAATGGAGAGCGTATAACCACGAGCTCCTTCGCCTTTTAGTAAAACTGCAGGATATTTCATAGTAATTTTAGAGCCAATGTTACCGTCGATCCATTCCATCGTTGCATTTTCATCACAAGTAGCTCGCTTAGTTACTAGGTTATAAACGTTGTTCGCCCAGTTTTGGATCGTTGTATAGCGGCAGTATGCATCTTTTTTAACAAAAATTTCTACTACAGCACTGTGCAAGGAATTCGTTGTATAGATTGGTGCTGTACAACCTTCTACATAATGAACAGAAGCCCCTTCATCAACGATAATTAGCGTACGCTCAAACTGTCCCATGTTTTCCGAATTTATACGGAAGTAAGCTTGCAATGGGGTTGTTGTCTGTACACCTTTTGGTACATAAATGAACGAGCCACCAGACCACACAGCTGAGTTTAAGGCAGCAAATTTATTGTCCGTTGCCGGGATAACTTTACCGAAATACTCTTTGAACAGCTCTTCGTTTTCCTTTAACGCCGTATCGGTATCCTTAAAGACAATTCCCATCTCTTCCAAATCTTCTTTTAAGCTATGATAAACAACTTCGGATTCATACTGTGCAGAAACACCTGCTAAATATTTTTGCTCTGCTTCAGGAATCCCCAGTTTATCAAACGTCCGCTTAATTTCTTCTGGGACCTCATCCCACGTTCTTCCTTGTTTTTCTGAAGGCTTTACATAGTAGACAATCTCATCAAAGTTTAACTCAGATAGGTCGCCACCCCATTGTGGCATTGGACGCTCGTAAAAATGCTCCAATGCTTTAAGGCGGTAGTCAAGCATCCATTGTGGCTCCTCTTTCATTCTGGAAATCTCTTCAACAATTTCACGAGTCAAGCCTTTTCCTGAACGAAAGACAGAAACGTCACGATCACGAAAACCATATTTATACTCTTCGATTTCTGGCATATTTTTTGCCATAAATAACCCCTCCTTTAGGTATAATTCAACATCGATATCCATTTCGTAATAACGCTCTTACTATTACGACCTTATTCGCCTTTAACACCCTTTTCCATTGCTTTCCAGGATAGGGTGGCACATTTAATTCTCGCAGGGAACTTGGATACACCTTGAAGTGCTTCAATATCTCCTAAATCTAACTCTTCCGTATCGACATCTTCTCCCAACATCATTTTGGAAAAAATATGGGACATTTTTATAGCTTTTTCTACCTCTAACCCTTTAATCGCTTGTGTCATCATAGAAGCTGAAGCCATGCTAATGGAACAGCCTTCACCTTCAAATTTAGCTTCTTTGACAATTCCATCTTCCACTTGCATGTTAAGCTGAATGCGATCTCCGCAGGTTGGGTTATTCATATCGACAGTAAGAGCATCCCCGTCTATTCTACCTTTGTTTCGTGGATTTTTATAATGATCCATAATTACTTGTCTGTAGAGTGTATCTAGGTTATTAAAAGCCATTCCCAAAATACTCCTTTGTTTTCTGAAGTCCATCCACCAGACGATCGACATCTTCTGCTGTGTTATACAGATAGAAGCTTGCTCTTGCAGTCGCTGTCACATTTAACCAGCGCATTAATGGTTGAGCACAATGGTGTCCAGCTCGAACCGCAATGCCTTCTGCGTCTAGGACAGTAGCTGTATCGTGAGGGTGAACATCATCAAGATTAAAGGTAATAAGTGCAGCGCGATGCTCTGGACCATAAACCGTAATGCCATCCATCGCTTGCATCTTTTGCATCGCATATTGCGCTAGCTTTTCTTCATGCTTGGTGATATTGTCCATACCAATATCTTCCAAAAAATCGATAGCTGCTCCTAAGCCGATAGCTCCAGCAATGATTGGTGTCCCACCTTCAAATTTCCACGGAAGCTCTTTCCATGTGGAATCATAAAGATTTACAAAATCAATCATTTCTCCACCAAACTCAACTGGTTCCATATTTTCAAGCAGCTCTTTCTTTCCATAAAGTACCCCAATGCCAGTTGGAGCGCCCATCTTATGACCAGAAAAGGCGTAGAAATCGCAATCAAGCTCCTGTACATCTACTTTCATATGTGGTGCGCCTTGTGCCCCGTCTACTAGCAAGACAGCTCCATGTTCATGGGCTATAGAAGCTACTTCTTGAATCGGATTAATCGTCCCCAATACATTGGATACATGTGTCATGGCAACAACTTTTGTTTGCTTCGTAATGGTTTTCCTAACATCCTCTAACCTAATTGTCCCATCCTCTTGCATTGGTATATATTTTAATGCAGCACCAGTGGCTTTAGCAGCTTGCTGCCAAGGGATGATATTACTATGATGCTCCATTGGTGTAATTACAATCTCATCCCCAGCTTTTAAGTTAGCACGTGCATAACTTGTAGCAACTGTATTAATCGCTGTTGTTGTTCCCCGTGTAAAAATAATTTCCGCACTGCTGGAAGCATGAATAAATCGGCGAACTTTTTCTCTTGCTCCCTCATAAGCAGAAGTTGCTTTCGTTCCAAGTGTATGCACACCACGATGAACATTTGAATTATATGAACGATAATAGGTATCGACAGCTTCAATCACCTGGATCGGTTTTTGTGACGTTGCTGAAGAATCCAAATAAACAAAAGGATGGCCATTCACTTCCTGGTTTAGAATAGGAAATTGCTCACGAATGGCTTTTACATCCATTAATATACCTTCCTTTCAATGACCTGCGTTAATTGATTTTTAACTGCTTCGATCGGTAATTGATTTACAACAGGTGCTAAGAAGCCATGAATGATTAAACGCTCGGCTTCTTCTTGGGTAATCCCTCGGCTCATTAAATAATACAACTGCAGTGGATCAACTCTCCCGACAGAAGCTGCGTGACCAGCTGTTACATCGTCTTCATCAATTAATAGAATCGGGTTTGCATCCCCACGCGCTTTTTCACTTAGCATAAGCACACGAGATTCTTGTTCGGCATTTGCTTTGGAAGCGCCATGCTCAATTTTCCCAATGCCGTTAAAAATAGAAGTAGCACTATCTTTCATCACGCCATGTTGTAAAATATAGCCTTCTGAATTTTTACCGAAATGGACAATTTTCGCAGTAAAGTTTTGCGTCTGCTTTCCACGACCAACAGATACTGTTTTTGCATTAGACAACGAATTTTCACCAACTAGATGGGTAATATTTTCAGAAACCGTATTCCCATCATTCATTTGTCCCAATGCCCAGTCAATGTTAGCGTCACGATAAGCAACGCCACGACGGTTATTGTATGCTGTTGTACCTGCTGCAAAATTATCAACCGCTCCAAATGAGATCTTTGCATTGTCTTGTGCAATGACCTCCGTTACAATATTCGCAACCGTAGGTTCATTCTTATTGTGAGAAATATAGTTTTCTACATAAGTTAATGAACTGCCTTGTTCTGCCACTACAAGCACGTGGTTAAACATAGCTACTTCTGGATCTTCCTGCCAGAAAATCGTTTGCAGCGGTGCTTCCACAATGACATTTTTAGGAATGTAGACAAAAACTCCGCCGTTCATTAAAGCTGCATGCATTGCGGTTAAACGGTGCTCATCAACAGATACGGCATCTTTCATATAATAACGCTGTACGAGATCACTATGATTTAGTAATGCAGTAAAAATATCGGTAAAAATAACACCTTTATCTTGTAACTCTTTACTTAACGTACTGTAGGCAACAGAATGATTGCGCTGAATCAGGAGGTTCTCCGGTAAATCGTTTTCATCTAGATATTCCTGTAATTCAACAGGTAGATCTTGTAAAGAAGTAATCTCCTCGCCTGTTGCTGTATGCTTAAACTCGGTAAAATTCCACTTACCAATTTTCGTTTTATCTGGCTTTGGTAGCTCCAAGCCTTCAGCACTGCTTAGCGCCTGAAGACGTAAATCCAACATCCATTGTGGCTCGTTTCGTTCTTTCGAAAACTGTTCAATGTATTCTTTATTATATGGCAGCTTTGTTTCTACAGTCATGAATACCCCTCCTTACATTACGCATTTTGCTCAACAGTATGGTCTTCGATACCAAGCTCTTCTTTGATCCACTCATAACCCTCTGACTCAAGACGTTTTGCTAATTCTGGACCGCCAGATTTAACAACACGACCTTGCATCATAACATGTACAAAATCTGGAGTTATATAGTTTAATAAACGTTGATAGTGAGTAATAATCAAGCAGCCGAAGTTGTCATCACGAAGCTTGTTAATACCTTTAGAAACAACCTTTAACGCATCTATATCCAACCCAGAGTCGATTTCATCTAAAATCGCAATTTCCGGTTTTAACAACATAAGCTGAAGAATTTCATTACGTTTTTTCTCCCCGCCTGAAAAACCTTCATTTAGATATCTTTGTGCCATGTTCTTATCAATCTCTAAATAATCAAGTACACTGTCCATTTCTTTAATAAATTTCATTAAAGAGATCTCATTTCCTTCGCCCCGGCGAGCATTCATAGAAGAACGTAGAAAGTCGGAAGTGGTAACACCGCTAATTTCACTAGGGTATTGCATAGCTAAAAACAATCCAGCTCTAGCACGCTCATCTACTTCCATTTCCAATACATCTTCTCCATCTAATAAGATGCTTCCTTCAGTAACTTCATACTTTGGATGCCCCATGATAGCAGAAGCTAGTGTAGATTTACCGGTACCGTTGGGCCCCATAATTGCATGGAATTCTCCACCTTTTATTGTTAGGTTGACACCTTTCAGTATCTCCTTGTCTTCGATTGATACATGTAGATTCTTGATTTCTAGCGTTGATCCAGCCATATTTATACCTCCAAATACATTATTATAATAGTCACATTGATATGAACGTGATATTCATTCTCAATTTATTCTCATTACAATCTTAAATCATTTCGAATTTATTATCAACTCTTTTAGAACAGGAAATCATATGTAGGTTCTAGGTGCATCATTTCTTCTAAGTGAGAAATAGAATAAAATAGGAGCATTTATTTAATTCGCATCACCAAAGCAAAAAACATAGCATTTACTTTCACGTTTCCCTTTATTTTTCTTTTATTTCTACATGTAGACTACCATCTACTACAACAGTTAGCAAACAAGTCTGCTCATCATAGAATAAGATTTTTACGATGCGATCCGAAAATAATGAAAAGCTTATATCTATAAGGATTTTAAATCAAAGAAATAAAGTGAATCTTCCATTAGTGTGGGTATTCATTCCCACACGGCTTGTTCGTACCGTAATGTATGACCTATGGCTTTTTAGAAATAGGGCATTTAGATGCTGTTATCTCCCAATTAGACTTGTTGCAGT
This genomic interval from Virgibacillus pantothenticus contains the following:
- a CDS encoding sigma-54-dependent Fis family transcriptional regulator; protein product: MITDVVTKENWKRFIREGSLVNENISSELIDSWKRCKQQGVDPFDGVSKAILQADELQYRLEQNALLISLVNAQRDQLQYFLKGWQYVTTLTDKDGYILQNKGEPSVEARAYDILFIQGSNWGETEVGTNAIGLAHRFKKPFTVRGYGHFAIASQMWNCAAAPIVDHHNQLLGILNISSPYKPINFNYVLATVKMIADSIALAWRKTMYEDMELLLKYPQPVDAIICSNDYLICKVPRYLESQYGHIVGEPLYKLELELSLSKNKKAIRANGRTIGYEVYVEEAADKKPIYFAGVTGTSAAFRKVLHDVNKVASTDAAVHIYGETGTGKELVAEAIHRNSDRANRPFVSINCGAIPQQLLESELFGYEPGAFTGAHKHGRKGKLEAANGGTLFLDEIGDIPHSMQVALLRVLQQKQVTRIGGYQPISIDVRIISAANVDIRQLVAEEKMRADLFYRIYGFPIHVPALRQRKEDIPFLIDHYCNIQNWHPSWIKKLTSIFKNGRWTGNIRELFNALDRCRILFQDHTPKEEELYHIISIWEQAELLERRTNKKETKNFREQLEVEKIKQALKKHHNHVASAATDLNMSRSTLYRKIKKYQL
- a CDS encoding DUF5067 domain-containing protein, which translates into the protein MKKYLFVLFAVMLVVLSACGGSTESKDTEKGESKESADAASEESKDKAETNENEDVYFKDNEAKIEDLKIKITETKVIPAGEPGNEDGEKPVFAIWYEVTNFTDKEIDPSTAWIAVFTAVQDNDPNAVNELELGSLPDENHLDTQLEKIKKDGTVENSVAYELDDLETPVTLVASQGAMGEELGRQEYEIK
- a CDS encoding DMT family transporter translates to MGIVILLISTICAVIGHIFVKKSEGMAKMNHTIFALISFLTAIILLSIAIKYMNMGIAFAIWSGLSIVFNNLFNIIVYKEEFTLRKLKGLALIVVGVIILEAF
- a CDS encoding DMT family transporter; this translates as MKFWIGLSLAILFEVMGVVFLSYSYGLTKLIPSIIAITFYLFSILLYMGSTRGKEVGVVGALFAGLGTVIVLLVGFFLFNEKVSTLNLIGVILILTGVTSLSRKPHQAKGVVH
- the sufB gene encoding Fe-S cluster assembly protein SufB, producing MAKNMPEIEEYKYGFRDRDVSVFRSGKGLTREIVEEISRMKEEPQWMLDYRLKALEHFYERPMPQWGGDLSELNFDEIVYYVKPSEKQGRTWDEVPEEIKRTFDKLGIPEAEQKYLAGVSAQYESEVVYHSLKEDLEEMGIVFKDTDTALKENEELFKEYFGKVIPATDNKFAALNSAVWSGGSFIYVPKGVQTTTPLQAYFRINSENMGQFERTLIIVDEGASVHYVEGCTAPIYTTNSLHSAVVEIFVKKDAYCRYTTIQNWANNVYNLVTKRATCDENATMEWIDGNIGSKITMKYPAVLLKGEGARGYTLSIAFAGKGQLQDAGAKMHHLAPNTSSSIVSKSISKNGGKVSYRGLVHFGRKASGARSNIECDTLIMDNESTSDTIPYNEIHNDNISLEHEAKVSKVSEEQLFYLMSRGLTEEEATEMIVMGFIEPFTKELPMEYAVEMNRLISFEMEGSIG
- the sufU gene encoding Fe-S cluster assembly sulfur transfer protein SufU produces the protein MAFNNLDTLYRQVIMDHYKNPRNKGRIDGDALTVDMNNPTCGDRIQLNMQVEDGIVKEAKFEGEGCSISMASASMMTQAIKGLEVEKAIKMSHIFSKMMLGEDVDTEELDLGDIEALQGVSKFPARIKCATLSWKAMEKGVKGE
- a CDS encoding cysteine desulfurase — encoded protein: MDVKAIREQFPILNQEVNGHPFVYLDSSATSQKPIQVIEAVDTYYRSYNSNVHRGVHTLGTKATSAYEGAREKVRRFIHASSSAEIIFTRGTTTAINTVATSYARANLKAGDEIVITPMEHHSNIIPWQQAAKATGAALKYIPMQEDGTIRLEDVRKTITKQTKVVAMTHVSNVLGTINPIQEVASIAHEHGAVLLVDGAQGAPHMKVDVQELDCDFYAFSGHKMGAPTGIGVLYGKKELLENMEPVEFGGEMIDFVNLYDSTWKELPWKFEGGTPIIAGAIGLGAAIDFLEDIGMDNITKHEEKLAQYAMQKMQAMDGITVYGPEHRAALITFNLDDVHPHDTATVLDAEGIAVRAGHHCAQPLMRWLNVTATARASFYLYNTAEDVDRLVDGLQKTKEYFGNGF
- the sufD gene encoding Fe-S cluster assembly protein SufD produces the protein MTVETKLPYNKEYIEQFSKERNEPQWMLDLRLQALSSAEGLELPKPDKTKIGKWNFTEFKHTATGEEITSLQDLPVELQEYLDENDLPENLLIQRNHSVAYSTLSKELQDKGVIFTDIFTALLNHSDLVQRYYMKDAVSVDEHRLTAMHAALMNGGVFVYIPKNVIVEAPLQTIFWQEDPEVAMFNHVLVVAEQGSSLTYVENYISHNKNEPTVANIVTEVIAQDNAKISFGAVDNFAAGTTAYNNRRGVAYRDANIDWALGQMNDGNTVSENITHLVGENSLSNAKTVSVGRGKQTQNFTAKIVHFGKNSEGYILQHGVMKDSATSIFNGIGKIEHGASKANAEQESRVLMLSEKARGDANPILLIDEDDVTAGHAASVGRVDPLQLYYLMSRGITQEEAERLIIHGFLAPVVNQLPIEAVKNQLTQVIERKVY
- the sufC gene encoding Fe-S cluster assembly ATPase SufC, with translation MAGSTLEIKNLHVSIEDKEILKGVNLTIKGGEFHAIMGPNGTGKSTLASAIMGHPKYEVTEGSILLDGEDVLEMEVDERARAGLFLAMQYPSEISGVTTSDFLRSSMNARRGEGNEISLMKFIKEMDSVLDYLEIDKNMAQRYLNEGFSGGEKKRNEILQLMLLKPEIAILDEIDSGLDIDALKVVSKGINKLRDDNFGCLIITHYQRLLNYITPDFVHVMMQGRVVKSGGPELAKRLESEGYEWIKEELGIEDHTVEQNA